A region of Streptomyces sp. NBC_01788 DNA encodes the following proteins:
- a CDS encoding RpiB/LacA/LacB family sugar-phosphate isomerase — protein MRISVSSDMAEPVARSLVALLRERGHEVVAHGALRPGDDPQWAACSAAAARDVAEGRSDQAVVCCWTGTGASIAANKVPGVRAALCTDAYTADGARRWNDANVLALGLRLTSEPLLKEILDAWFTAAPSEDAEDRENVARVGRLDLRRDETRGDRP, from the coding sequence ATGCGGATCTCCGTCTCCTCGGACATGGCCGAACCCGTCGCCCGCTCACTGGTCGCCCTGCTGCGAGAGCGCGGGCACGAGGTGGTGGCCCACGGCGCGCTGCGCCCCGGGGACGACCCCCAGTGGGCGGCGTGTTCGGCCGCCGCGGCCCGTGATGTCGCCGAGGGGCGCTCGGACCAGGCCGTCGTGTGCTGCTGGACCGGCACGGGCGCGTCCATCGCCGCGAACAAGGTGCCGGGCGTACGGGCCGCTCTGTGCACCGACGCCTACACGGCGGACGGCGCCCGCCGCTGGAACGACGCCAATGTGCTGGCGCTCGGCCTGCGGCTGACCTCCGAACCGCTCCTCAAGGAGATCCTCGACGCCTGGTTCACCGCCGCGCCGAGCGAGGACGCCGAGGACCGGGAGAACGTCGCCCGCGTGGGACGCCTGGACCTCCGGCGGGACGAGACGCGGGGCGATCGGCCCTGA
- a CDS encoding SDR family NAD(P)-dependent oxidoreductase: MSHAPSRVRSGSGTPVEAPAAPSAAPGRTGGAAAPGGGALVTGASSGIGAAVARRLAAEGGWRLVLNGRDRTRLEEVARGTSALAYPADLSGQGAERRLADFALDSMGSVDLLVAGAGIGWAGPFSTMPQPAIDEVFDVNVLATLRLVRLLLPQMIRQGTGRVVIIGSLAGTVGVRDEAVYSAAKAALGAFADAVRYELRGTGVGISHVVPGVVDTPFFDRRGVPYRRSRPRPVPASRVADAVWEAVSRGRDEVYVPGWTRLPGRVRGAAPGLYRRLAARFG, encoded by the coding sequence ATGTCCCACGCCCCCTCCCGCGTACGGTCCGGCTCCGGCACGCCGGTCGAGGCACCGGCGGCGCCGAGCGCGGCGCCCGGCCGGACCGGCGGTGCCGCGGCGCCGGGCGGGGGCGCCCTGGTGACCGGCGCCTCGTCCGGGATCGGCGCGGCCGTGGCACGGCGGCTGGCCGCCGAGGGCGGCTGGCGCCTGGTGCTCAACGGGCGCGATCGCACCCGGTTGGAGGAGGTCGCCCGGGGCACCTCGGCCCTGGCCTATCCGGCGGACCTGTCCGGCCAGGGCGCCGAACGACGGCTGGCGGACTTCGCGCTCGACAGTATGGGAAGCGTCGACCTGCTGGTGGCGGGCGCGGGCATCGGGTGGGCCGGACCGTTCAGCACCATGCCGCAGCCCGCCATCGACGAGGTGTTCGACGTCAACGTACTGGCGACACTGCGCCTGGTCCGGCTGCTGCTGCCCCAGATGATCAGGCAGGGCACGGGCCGTGTGGTCATCATCGGCTCCCTGGCCGGCACGGTCGGCGTCCGCGACGAGGCCGTCTACTCCGCCGCCAAGGCCGCGCTGGGCGCCTTCGCCGACGCCGTGCGCTACGAGCTGCGCGGTACGGGGGTCGGCATCAGCCATGTGGTGCCCGGGGTGGTCGACACGCCGTTCTTCGACCGCCGCGGGGTGCCCTACCGGCGCTCCAGGCCCCGGCCCGTCCCGGCGAGCCGGGTCGCCGACGCGGTGTGGGAGGCGGTGTCGCGAGGCCGGGACGAGGTGTACGTCCCCGGCTGGACCCGCCTGCCCGGCCGAGTGCGCGGCGCCGCGCCCGGCCTGTACCGCCGCCTCGCCGCACGATTCGGGTGA
- a CDS encoding serine/threonine-protein kinase, with protein MRAGLRVLVAGRYRLQTVIGRGGMGEVWRGLDEVLGRPIAVKLLLNDGSDASAEARFRLEAQTSARLNHPHVVGTLDFGAWEDRCFLVMELIEGDSLAGELTAGGPLTPERLAQVAQHSAEGLAAAHAQGIVHRDVKPGNLLSDQQGSVRIADFGIARFVDDPSGALTTAGQIVGTGLYLAPERCIGTPASAASDMYSLGCVLYHLSVGSPPFEASTATALLYQHVDAAPVPPHQRGAALPPAFEAYLLSMLAKRPEERPTAQQAAEWFAGGAWRGVPEPLPPEQWGGGGGHGQHRGPSQRGTAPSHRRAAAAPAPARTGAASGGTAMDSGGWNTSVHRVPPRRPGVRSSLRRHFRVAALVGGAVLFVSAVLAGMSWF; from the coding sequence TTGAGGGCGGGGTTACGGGTGCTGGTGGCGGGGCGGTACCGGCTGCAGACGGTCATCGGGCGCGGCGGAATGGGCGAGGTCTGGCGAGGCCTCGACGAGGTGCTCGGCAGACCGATCGCGGTCAAACTGCTGCTGAACGACGGATCGGACGCCTCGGCCGAGGCCCGGTTCAGACTGGAGGCGCAGACGTCGGCCCGGCTGAACCACCCGCACGTGGTCGGCACGCTCGACTTCGGTGCGTGGGAGGACCGCTGCTTCCTCGTGATGGAACTGATCGAGGGCGACAGCCTGGCCGGTGAGCTGACCGCCGGCGGCCCGCTCACACCGGAACGGCTGGCCCAGGTGGCCCAGCACTCCGCGGAGGGCCTCGCCGCGGCGCACGCCCAGGGCATCGTGCACCGGGACGTCAAGCCCGGCAACCTGCTCAGCGACCAGCAGGGCAGCGTCCGCATCGCCGACTTCGGCATCGCCCGCTTCGTCGACGACCCCTCCGGCGCGCTCACCACCGCCGGACAGATCGTCGGCACCGGCCTCTACCTGGCGCCCGAACGCTGCATCGGCACCCCGGCGAGCGCGGCCTCCGACATGTACTCCCTGGGCTGCGTGCTCTACCACCTGTCCGTCGGCTCCCCGCCCTTCGAGGCGTCGACCGCGACCGCCCTGCTCTACCAGCACGTCGACGCCGCGCCCGTACCGCCGCACCAGCGGGGCGCGGCGCTGCCGCCCGCCTTCGAGGCGTACCTGCTGAGCATGCTGGCCAAACGGCCGGAGGAACGGCCCACGGCCCAGCAGGCCGCGGAGTGGTTCGCGGGCGGCGCGTGGCGCGGCGTGCCCGAGCCGCTTCCCCCGGAGCAGTGGGGTGGCGGCGGGGGCCACGGGCAGCACCGCGGTCCGAGCCAGCGCGGGACCGCCCCCTCGCACCGCCGCGCCGCCGCCGCTCCCGCCCCCGCACGTACCGGGGCCGCGTCAGGGGGCACCGCCATGGACTCCGGCGGCTGGAACACCAGCGTGCACCGGGTGCCCCCGCGCAGACCCGGCGTGCGCTCCTCGCTGCGCCGCCACTTCCGCGTGGCCGCCCTCGTGGGCGGCGCCGTCCTGTTCGTCTCCGCGGTGCTCGCCGGGATGTCGTGGTTCTAG
- a CDS encoding MGDG synthase family glycosyltransferase: protein MSSESSVPPPLPAAEEPGTRRAPVRPALTSPPETRRLLVLSASMGSGHDTVAAELARRACAAGKEAQVVDVLALLPGGLGSGLRGFYRTVVREAPWVYAGIYDLFLAPGPRPRPSGTPLARLAGGRLLSLVGEWQPDVVVPVFHLAAQLTGHLRARGALRVPSAVVVVDFAAHRQWLHPGNDLHVCLTDESAGEVRRGTGRAAEAAGPVVAPEFFAAGPGTAVWRRRLERYGGGRPAVLVSAGAWGAGTRLADTARLLVAHGFLPVVLCGRNERLRRALSGVPGVLTPGWVTDMPELLHACAALVDNAAGQTAVQALAAGLPVVGHRPLPGHGAEGVRRMAALGVCDHAPGPDALLLSLTRLTAPGAPREERIAAGRALFRKDPLDLVVRATGASRPS from the coding sequence GTGTCGTCCGAATCGTCCGTGCCGCCACCGCTGCCCGCCGCCGAGGAGCCCGGAACGCGCCGCGCGCCCGTCCGGCCGGCCCTGACGTCCCCACCGGAGACGCGGCGGCTGCTCGTGCTGAGCGCGAGCATGGGGTCGGGCCACGACACGGTGGCCGCCGAGCTTGCCCGCCGAGCTTGCGCCGCGGGCAAGGAGGCCCAGGTCGTCGACGTACTGGCCCTGCTGCCCGGCGGCCTGGGAAGCGGTCTGCGCGGCTTCTACCGGACCGTCGTCCGCGAGGCCCCCTGGGTGTACGCCGGTATCTACGACCTGTTCCTCGCGCCCGGTCCCCGGCCGCGCCCGAGCGGTACTCCGCTGGCCCGGCTGGCCGGTGGGCGTCTGCTGAGCCTGGTGGGTGAGTGGCAGCCCGATGTGGTGGTGCCGGTCTTCCATCTGGCGGCCCAGCTCACCGGTCACCTCCGGGCGCGAGGCGCGCTGCGGGTGCCCAGCGCGGTGGTCGTCGTCGACTTCGCGGCGCACCGGCAGTGGCTGCACCCGGGCAACGACCTGCATGTGTGTCTCACGGACGAGAGCGCCGGGGAGGTGCGGCGGGGCACCGGGAGGGCGGCGGAGGCGGCCGGTCCGGTGGTGGCACCGGAGTTCTTCGCGGCGGGGCCGGGCACCGCCGTATGGCGGCGCCGGCTGGAGCGGTACGGCGGGGGGCGGCCCGCGGTGCTGGTCTCCGCGGGGGCCTGGGGAGCCGGCACCCGCCTGGCCGACACGGCCCGGCTGCTCGTCGCGCACGGCTTCCTGCCGGTCGTGCTCTGCGGTCGCAACGAACGGCTCCGCCGGGCCCTGTCCGGCGTGCCGGGTGTGCTCACCCCCGGTTGGGTGACGGACATGCCGGAGCTGCTGCACGCGTGTGCCGCCCTGGTGGACAACGCGGCCGGGCAGACCGCCGTGCAGGCGCTCGCCGCGGGCCTGCCCGTCGTCGGTCACCGCCCGCTGCCCGGACACGGGGCGGAGGGGGTGCGCCGTATGGCTGCCCTCGGCGTCTGCGACCACGCACCCGGCCCGGACGCCCTGCTGCTCTCCCTGACCCGCCTCACGGCGCCGGGCGCACCGCGTGAGGAGCGGATCGCGGCCGGGCGCGCCCTCTTCCGGAAGGACCCGCTCGACCTGGTCGTACGGGCCACGGGGGCGAGCCGCCCTTCCTAG